A DNA window from Bacteroides cellulosilyticus contains the following coding sequences:
- a CDS encoding 7-carboxy-7-deazaguanine synthase QueE, which translates to MRKINEIFYSLQGEGYHTGTPAVFIRFSGCNLKCSFCDTRHEEGVLMSDDEIIAEVGKYPAVTVILTGGEPSLWIDEVFIDRLHQAGKYVCIETNGTTPLAQNIDWVTCSPKQGVKLGITRMDEVKVVYEGQDIGVYELLPAEYFFLQPCSCSNTAETVACVMQHPKWRLSLQTHKLIDIR; encoded by the coding sequence ATGAGAAAGATTAATGAGATTTTTTATAGCTTGCAAGGTGAAGGCTATCACACCGGCACGCCTGCTGTCTTTATCCGCTTTTCCGGTTGCAACCTGAAATGTTCTTTTTGCGATACACGGCATGAAGAAGGTGTGCTGATGTCCGATGATGAAATAATTGCCGAAGTAGGAAAGTATCCGGCTGTTACGGTTATCCTGACGGGTGGAGAACCTTCTCTCTGGATTGATGAGGTTTTTATCGACCGTTTGCACCAGGCGGGAAAGTATGTCTGTATCGAAACGAATGGAACGACCCCATTAGCCCAAAATATTGATTGGGTGACCTGTTCTCCCAAGCAAGGGGTGAAGTTGGGGATCACCCGTATGGATGAGGTGAAGGTAGTTTACGAAGGTCAGGACATTGGGGTCTACGAGTTGCTTCCTGCTGAATATTTCTTTCTGCAACCCTGTTCATGTAGCAATACTGCGGAAACAGTGGCGTGCGTCATGCAACATCCTAAATGGCGGTTAAGTCTGCAAACACATAAACTGATTGACATTCGTTAA
- a CDS encoding GNAT family N-acetyltransferase encodes MKADFMIRVALQSDTVELKQLFQNTVLAINRRDYSQAEVEDWASCGDNLANIKDMIKTHYFIVAVNQQSEIVGFSSITPQGYLHSMFVHKDFQGKGIAIMLLNEIEQYAITNGIMRITSEVSLTARPFFEKRGYIVEEEQKRKANQLSLTNFWMAKQMIYPENL; translated from the coding sequence ATGAAAGCAGACTTTATGATCAGAGTAGCTCTGCAGTCGGATACTGTTGAGCTGAAACAATTATTTCAGAATACCGTTCTCGCGATAAATAGACGCGATTACTCACAGGCGGAAGTTGAAGACTGGGCATCGTGCGGAGATAACCTTGCTAATATAAAAGATATGATAAAGACCCACTATTTTATTGTAGCTGTTAATCAACAGTCGGAAATCGTAGGTTTTTCATCTATCACTCCGCAAGGTTATTTACACTCTATGTTTGTGCACAAGGATTTTCAAGGCAAAGGCATTGCTATAATGCTTTTGAATGAAATAGAACAGTATGCAATTACAAATGGGATTATGCGGATTACATCAGAAGTGAGTTTAACAGCCCGCCCTTTCTTTGAAAAAAGAGGTTATATAGTGGAGGAAGAGCAAAAGCGCAAGGCTAATCAGCTTTCTCTTACTAATTTCTGGATGGCTAAACAAATGATATATCCGGAAAACTTATAG
- a CDS encoding RNA polymerase sigma factor, with amino-acid sequence MEFEDIYRRYWNKIFRLCMGYVNDCSLAQDMAQETFIKVWQYLPTFRNEANIDTWIFRIATNNCLRQLERKKQILSTQFPADLFEDEKTDIEPQIQLLYKFIAELSEIDRIIISLELEDVRQADIAQIIGLSESNVRVRIHRIKAQLTRKFKEYGEQY; translated from the coding sequence GTGGAATTTGAAGATATATATAGGAGGTACTGGAATAAAATATTCCGCTTATGCATGGGGTATGTAAATGACTGCAGCTTAGCTCAGGACATGGCTCAGGAAACTTTTATTAAAGTCTGGCAATATCTGCCTACCTTCAGGAATGAAGCCAATATTGATACTTGGATATTTCGTATTGCAACCAATAACTGTCTGCGTCAGCTGGAACGGAAGAAGCAAATCTTATCTACGCAGTTTCCTGCCGATTTATTTGAAGATGAAAAGACGGATATTGAGCCGCAGATTCAGTTACTATACAAGTTTATTGCAGAACTTTCGGAGATAGACCGCATTATCATTTCGCTGGAACTGGAAGATGTCAGGCAAGCGGATATAGCGCAAATCATTGGATTGTCGGAGAGTAATGTCCGTGTAAGAATTCATCGTATAAAAGCCCAGTTAACAAGAAAATTCAAAGAATATGGAGAGCAATATTGA
- a CDS encoding phosphodiester glycosidase family protein, with the protein MYLRKSVFTLLLILCNVFVVVAQTTADSLALVTARWNVTSMGKDVLCREAEFVSLYGVPQHVAILEIKPEQHRFDILIHSPKEETSNAARRSGAVAAINGSYFNIKQGTSICYLRKDGVVVDTTATGVLSTVSNGAVKIDKGKLDIIAWKKQDEKTCEQKEGSILVSGPLMLLDGKACDLSACNRSFVQTKHPRSAVALMKDGTVFLIAVAGRFEGKAEGINIPELTHLLRVLGARKALNLDGGGSTTLWSASAPDNGIVNKLTDNKLYDNKGERKVANSLCVYE; encoded by the coding sequence ATGTATTTGAGAAAGTCCGTCTTCACGCTATTGCTGATACTGTGTAATGTATTTGTTGTGGTGGCACAGACCACTGCAGATTCTTTAGCACTTGTTACTGCTCGTTGGAATGTAACTTCTATGGGAAAAGATGTACTTTGTCGCGAAGCGGAGTTCGTTTCTTTGTATGGTGTTCCGCAGCATGTTGCTATTCTTGAAATCAAACCGGAACAACATCGGTTTGACATTTTAATTCATTCTCCTAAAGAAGAAACCAGTAATGCTGCCCGTCGTTCCGGTGCAGTGGCGGCTATTAACGGTTCTTATTTCAATATCAAGCAAGGAACTTCTATCTGCTATTTGCGGAAAGACGGGGTGGTGGTGGATACTACTGCGACCGGTGTACTCAGTACTGTATCCAATGGTGCCGTGAAAATAGATAAAGGGAAACTGGACATCATAGCTTGGAAGAAACAGGATGAGAAAACTTGCGAACAGAAAGAAGGGAGTATTCTCGTTTCCGGTCCGTTGATGCTGCTGGATGGAAAAGCTTGTGATTTGTCTGCTTGTAACCGGTCATTCGTTCAGACTAAACATCCACGGAGTGCCGTAGCTCTGATGAAGGATGGAACGGTATTTCTGATTGCGGTTGCGGGCCGTTTCGAAGGTAAGGCGGAAGGTATCAATATCCCTGAGTTGACACATCTTCTTCGTGTATTGGGTGCAAGGAAAGCTTTGAACCTGGATGGTGGTGGTTCTACTACACTCTGGAGTGCTTCCGCACCGGATAATGGAATTGTAAACAAGCTTACTGACAATAAACTTTATGATAATAAAGGGGAGCGTAAGGTTGCCAATTCACTTTGTGTTTATGAATAA
- a CDS encoding alanine/glycine:cation symporter family protein — protein MNIINSINDILWTYILIALLLGCALWFTLKTRFVQFRMIGEMVRLLGDSAGTNGKPGEKHISSFQAFAISIASRVGTGNLAGVATAIAVGGPGAVFWMWVIALFGAASSFVESTLAQLYKVRGKDSFIGGPAYYMRKGLKQPWMGTVFAVLITITFGFAFNSVQSNTLCAAFEHAFGFDHVIVGGVITIATLLIIFGGVQRIAKVSSIIVPIMALGYIALALIIVAINITELPAVIKLIVSHAFGWQQALGGGVGIALMQGIKRGLFSNEAGMGSAPNVAATAHVTHPVKQGLIQTLGVFTDTLIICTCTAFIILFSGAPLDGSTNGVQLTQQALTNEIGSAGSIFVAIALFFFAFSSILGNYYYGEANVRYLTRKKWILNIYRILVGGMVLFGALAALDVAWSLADVTMGLMALCNLIAISLLGKYAFKLLEDYRAQKRAGIKDPVFTKDRLEEVENDIECW, from the coding sequence ATGAATATAATCAATTCAATCAACGATATTCTCTGGACCTATATCCTTATCGCTCTGCTTTTGGGATGTGCCCTTTGGTTCACGCTGAAAACCCGCTTCGTACAGTTCCGCATGATAGGTGAAATGGTACGTTTACTGGGTGACTCAGCAGGAACAAACGGTAAGCCAGGTGAAAAGCATATCTCTTCATTTCAGGCATTTGCCATCTCCATTGCCAGCCGCGTAGGTACGGGCAATCTGGCGGGTGTAGCCACCGCCATCGCTGTAGGCGGACCGGGAGCAGTGTTCTGGATGTGGGTCATTGCCTTGTTTGGTGCTGCCAGTTCATTCGTAGAGTCCACATTGGCACAATTATATAAGGTGAGAGGCAAAGACTCTTTCATCGGCGGTCCCGCCTATTATATGCGGAAAGGATTGAAACAACCGTGGATGGGTACTGTGTTTGCCGTACTCATTACGATAACTTTCGGCTTCGCCTTCAACTCCGTGCAAAGCAATACACTGTGTGCAGCTTTCGAACATGCGTTCGGCTTCGATCACGTCATTGTAGGAGGGGTTATTACCATAGCTACGCTGCTTATTATCTTTGGTGGTGTACAGCGCATTGCTAAAGTGAGCAGTATCATTGTCCCCATTATGGCATTGGGATATATTGCTTTGGCATTGATTATTGTAGCTATCAATATCACTGAACTTCCTGCCGTTATCAAACTCATCGTCAGCCATGCCTTCGGCTGGCAACAGGCATTGGGCGGTGGCGTAGGTATTGCATTGATGCAAGGCATCAAGCGGGGATTGTTCAGCAATGAAGCAGGTATGGGTTCCGCTCCCAATGTGGCAGCTACCGCACACGTCACACATCCCGTAAAGCAGGGGCTGATACAGACCTTGGGCGTTTTCACCGATACATTAATTATATGTACCTGCACCGCGTTCATTATACTTTTCAGTGGTGCGCCACTGGACGGCTCTACCAACGGGGTACAACTTACGCAACAGGCACTAACGAATGAGATAGGTTCAGCAGGAAGCATTTTTGTTGCTATTGCTTTGTTCTTCTTCGCCTTCAGCAGCATTCTGGGTAATTATTATTATGGAGAAGCCAATGTACGTTATCTTACCCGTAAGAAATGGATATTGAACATTTACCGTATTCTGGTAGGTGGCATGGTGCTATTTGGTGCACTCGCTGCACTGGATGTGGCCTGGAGTCTGGCAGATGTCACCATGGGATTGATGGCGCTCTGTAACCTGATTGCCATCAGCCTGCTCGGTAAATACGCTTTCAAACTGCTGGAAGACTACCGTGCACAGAAACGCGCGGGTATCAAAGACCCTGTTTTCACAAAAGACCGCCTCGAAGAGGTGGAAAATGACATAGAGTGCTGGTAA
- a CDS encoding uracil-DNA glycosylase family protein codes for MQIERHPLEPFLPANARLLMLGSFPPQKKRWSMEFYYPNWNNDMWRIVGFLFFNDKNHFLNEAAKAFDKDRIVPFLQEKGIALFDTATAIRRLQDNASDKFLEVVEPTDIEGMLRRLPECKAIVTTGEKATETLCEQFSLEKPKVGDFTEFVFDGRPMRLYRMPSSSRAYPLALEKKAAAYRIMYQDLQML; via the coding sequence ATGCAAATCGAACGACACCCTTTAGAACCCTTTCTTCCTGCTAACGCCCGTTTGCTGATGCTGGGAAGTTTTCCACCTCAAAAGAAAAGGTGGTCGATGGAGTTTTACTATCCGAACTGGAACAATGATATGTGGCGGATTGTAGGATTCCTATTCTTCAATGATAAGAACCATTTTCTGAACGAAGCGGCAAAAGCTTTCGACAAAGATCGCATTGTCCCTTTCCTGCAAGAAAAAGGCATTGCCCTATTTGATACAGCTACCGCCATACGACGGTTGCAGGACAATGCATCCGACAAATTTCTGGAAGTTGTAGAGCCTACGGATATCGAGGGCATGCTCCGCCGCTTACCGGAATGTAAAGCCATAGTTACTACAGGTGAGAAAGCAACGGAAACTTTATGCGAACAGTTCTCTCTTGAAAAACCGAAAGTGGGAGATTTTACAGAGTTTGTTTTTGATGGCAGACCTATGCGACTCTATCGGATGCCCTCTTCTTCGCGCGCTTATCCGCTTGCTTTAGAAAAAAAAGCAGCAGCCTACCGCATTATGTATCAGGACTTACAGATGTTATAA
- a CDS encoding YbaN family protein, with product MKTLYIALGTLSLALGILGIFLPLLPTTPFLLLTAALYFKSSPRLYNWLLNHKHLGPYIRNFRENKAIPLRAKIISISLMWITMLYCVFFIIPYIWVKVILLIIAAGVTYHILSFKTLK from the coding sequence ATGAAAACCCTTTATATAGCACTTGGTACACTCTCTTTGGCACTTGGTATCCTCGGCATTTTTCTGCCGTTGCTACCCACTACTCCATTTCTGCTACTCACGGCTGCACTCTACTTTAAAAGTTCGCCTCGCCTGTATAACTGGTTATTAAATCATAAGCATCTCGGCCCTTATATCCGCAACTTTCGTGAAAACAAAGCCATCCCTCTACGTGCAAAGATAATTTCCATCTCGCTGATGTGGATCACCATGCTCTACTGCGTGTTTTTTATCATACCGTATATATGGGTAAAAGTAATACTCCTGATTATTGCAGCAGGAGTAACCTATCATATCCTTTCGTTTAAGACGCTGAAGTAG
- a CDS encoding alpha/beta fold hydrolase gives MAMKRLLLTLMLLGTSLLIFAQDYPFSVVKSGTGKQAVIFIPGFACSGDVWAETVSVLKDSYTCYVLTMAGFSGVAPEECPSFERWKMQIAKFIKEERIEKPILVGHSMGGGLTLAIAAEFPELTGKIVIVDALPCLMALTVPDFKSAPDNDCTDLIDRITAMDEEQFVQMQRMSAATLTTDSLRFAEIVNWGLASDRKTYAKLFCDFSNTDLRECIKNIVVPSLVLLEPYFKHIDTVIKNQYKNLSVAQIRYADKGLHFVMFDDREWFIHQICEFIKER, from the coding sequence ATGGCGATGAAAAGATTACTTTTGACCCTGATGTTATTGGGAACTTCTCTTTTGATTTTTGCACAGGATTATCCTTTTTCGGTAGTAAAATCGGGAACAGGAAAACAAGCGGTTATATTTATACCCGGTTTTGCATGCTCGGGTGATGTCTGGGCAGAAACAGTCAGCGTACTGAAAGACAGTTATACCTGCTATGTGCTGACTATGGCGGGCTTCTCGGGCGTTGCACCTGAAGAGTGTCCATCATTCGAAAGATGGAAAATGCAGATTGCAAAGTTTATCAAAGAGGAGCGGATAGAGAAACCTATTCTTGTGGGGCATAGTATGGGAGGTGGTTTGACACTTGCAATTGCGGCTGAATTCCCGGAGCTTACAGGAAAAATTGTGATTGTAGATGCCTTGCCTTGTCTGATGGCTTTGACAGTTCCTGATTTTAAATCTGCTCCTGATAATGACTGCACTGATCTGATTGACAGGATTACAGCTATGGATGAGGAGCAATTTGTGCAAATGCAAAGAATGAGTGCGGCAACGCTTACCACTGATTCATTGAGATTTGCCGAAATAGTAAACTGGGGATTGGCATCTGACAGAAAGACGTATGCTAAACTCTTCTGTGATTTCTCGAATACAGATTTAAGGGAATGTATAAAGAATATAGTTGTTCCTTCTCTCGTACTTTTGGAGCCTTATTTCAAACATATAGATACGGTCATTAAGAATCAATATAAGAATTTGTCAGTAGCACAAATCAGATATGCAGATAAAGGCTTGCATTTTGTGATGTTTGATGATAGGGAATGGTTCATTCATCAAATTTGTGAATTTATAAAAGAGCGTTAA
- a CDS encoding winged helix-turn-helix domain-containing protein, protein MFKELNPLLHSELRLAVMSLLIGVEEADFVFIRQQTGATAGNLSVQIDKLNKAGYVEVTKTFKGKMPCTICKITPQGVDAFEEYVEALKTYIIK, encoded by the coding sequence ATGTTTAAAGAACTGAACCCCTTACTGCATTCCGAACTGCGCTTGGCGGTGATGTCGTTGCTTATTGGTGTCGAAGAGGCAGACTTTGTCTTTATCCGGCAACAGACGGGAGCAACGGCGGGCAACCTCAGCGTGCAGATTGATAAACTCAATAAAGCGGGGTATGTGGAGGTGACGAAGACGTTCAAGGGAAAGATGCCTTGCACTATCTGTAAGATTACGCCACAGGGAGTAGACGCTTTTGAAGAGTATGTGGAAGCACTGAAAACATATATTATAAAATAA
- a CDS encoding KamA family radical SAM protein has protein sequence MKQKKMLALTLSQLKQLYRNELPEIVRIAEQSDGTESFKQGISEFITNQADTESEVVRQIRLLIEYDGQEVHELSTDEQMIVSTLSLLYAFLSGNLEEDVETDVFLDIFQQFKRLQHPAAPLPAPQRVKAWTERWPSGLDEDVQLIHAKNKERILHALIQKIEHRTAVSRYHFEEGVSYEEKYHLVSEWWNDFRFHLAMAAKSPTELNRFLGNSLSAETMYLLSRARKKGMPFFVTPYYLHLLNPGSTGYNDESLRSYILYSPQLVETYGQIRAWEREDIVEVGKPNAAGWLLPDGHNIHRRYPEVAILIPDTMGRACGGLCASCQRMYDFQSKRLNFEFDSLRPKETWEKKLRRLMTYFEEDTQLRDILITGGDALMSQNKTLNTILEAVYRMAARKRKANQERPEGEKYAELQRIRLGSRLPAYLPMRINNELVEILRTFKEKASVIGIRQFIIQTHFQTPLEVTPEAKEGIRKLLSAGWLITNQLVYNVAASRRGHTTRLRQVLNELGVVCYYTFSVKGFEENNAVFTPNSRSMQEQQEEKRFGKLNKEDAFNLSASLETALDPASCIRQFLKIHHLPFLATDRSVLNLPAIGKSMTFNLVGMTEDGKRILRFDHDGTRSHSPIINQLGQVYIVENKSIAAYLRQLRAMGEDVEDYASIWNYTEGKTESRFSLYEYPDFPFRITEKMSNLEIAVCKSNDTL, from the coding sequence ATGAAACAAAAGAAAATGCTTGCACTCACTTTATCCCAGTTGAAGCAACTTTATCGAAATGAACTTCCCGAAATTGTACGCATCGCCGAACAGAGCGACGGTACGGAAAGCTTCAAGCAAGGCATTTCGGAATTCATTACCAATCAGGCTGATACGGAAAGTGAAGTTGTCAGGCAAATTCGACTTCTGATTGAATATGACGGCCAGGAAGTCCATGAACTTTCTACCGATGAACAAATGATTGTTTCTACCCTGTCACTTCTATACGCGTTTCTTTCCGGAAACCTGGAAGAAGATGTGGAAACAGACGTGTTCCTGGATATTTTCCAGCAATTCAAACGCTTACAGCATCCTGCTGCCCCACTCCCCGCACCCCAACGAGTCAAAGCATGGACCGAGCGCTGGCCCAGCGGACTGGACGAAGACGTACAACTAATCCATGCCAAAAATAAAGAGCGTATTCTGCACGCATTGATACAGAAGATAGAGCACCGTACCGCTGTTTCCCGCTACCACTTTGAAGAGGGCGTCAGCTACGAAGAGAAATACCATCTCGTCAGCGAATGGTGGAATGACTTCCGTTTCCATCTGGCCATGGCTGCCAAAAGCCCTACGGAACTGAATCGCTTTCTGGGCAATTCACTTTCTGCTGAAACCATGTATCTGTTATCTCGTGCCCGCAAGAAAGGAATGCCTTTCTTCGTTACGCCTTACTATCTGCACTTGTTAAATCCCGGCAGTACAGGATACAACGATGAATCTCTGCGCAGCTACATCCTCTACTCCCCGCAACTGGTGGAAACTTACGGGCAAATCCGCGCTTGGGAACGTGAAGACATAGTAGAAGTTGGAAAACCCAATGCGGCCGGCTGGCTCCTGCCCGACGGGCACAATATCCACCGTCGTTATCCGGAAGTAGCCATCCTCATTCCCGACACCATGGGACGCGCTTGTGGCGGGCTTTGTGCTTCCTGCCAGCGCATGTATGACTTCCAGAGCAAACGACTCAATTTTGAGTTTGACTCCCTGCGTCCTAAAGAAACATGGGAGAAGAAATTACGCCGTCTGATGACTTACTTCGAGGAAGATACCCAATTGCGTGACATCCTCATCACAGGTGGAGATGCCCTCATGAGTCAGAACAAGACGCTAAACACAATTCTGGAAGCCGTTTACCGCATGGCTGCCCGTAAACGGAAAGCCAATCAGGAACGCCCGGAAGGAGAAAAGTATGCCGAGTTACAGCGTATTCGCCTCGGATCGCGTTTGCCAGCTTATCTGCCAATGCGTATCAACAATGAATTGGTAGAAATTCTGCGAACTTTCAAGGAGAAAGCATCCGTCATCGGTATCCGTCAGTTCATTATTCAAACGCATTTCCAAACGCCACTGGAGGTTACTCCCGAGGCAAAGGAAGGTATTCGCAAATTATTATCGGCAGGCTGGCTGATTACCAACCAACTTGTGTATAACGTAGCTGCCTCACGTCGGGGACATACCACTCGCCTACGCCAGGTACTTAACGAACTGGGAGTTGTCTGCTACTATACATTCTCCGTAAAAGGTTTCGAAGAAAACAACGCAGTCTTTACACCAAACAGCCGTTCCATGCAGGAACAGCAAGAAGAAAAGCGTTTCGGCAAACTGAATAAAGAAGATGCCTTCAACCTGTCTGCATCGCTCGAAACCGCACTTGATCCTGCATCCTGTATCCGCCAGTTCCTGAAAATACATCATCTTCCGTTCCTTGCCACGGACCGCAGCGTGTTGAACCTGCCCGCCATTGGCAAGAGCATGACGTTCAATCTGGTGGGAATGACCGAAGACGGAAAGCGCATCCTTCGTTTCGACCACGACGGAACACGTAGCCACAGCCCGATAATCAATCAACTCGGACAGGTCTATATCGTAGAGAATAAGTCCATAGCCGCCTACCTGCGACAACTGCGTGCCATGGGAGAAGATGTGGAAGACTACGCAAGTATCTGGAATTATACGGAAGGCAAAACCGAATCACGGTTCAGCCTGTACGAATATCCGGACTTCCCTTTCCGCATCACAGAAAAAATGAGTAATCTGGAAATAGCAGTATGCAAATCGAACGACACCCTTTAG
- a CDS encoding nucleosidase, giving the protein MKILVTYAVQGEFTELKFPGLIGEEEVHIGYIRTGVGKVKSAYYVSEVLNQAKPDLVINVGTAGSIDCQVGDILVCRHFIDRDMQKLADMGLEYEIDSSTLLAEKGYCMHWAGEGICNTGDTFLTELSDVKGDVVDMEAFAQAFVCRAKNVPFIAVKYVTDIIGQNSVKHWEDKLADARKGLGEFFEQIGGAVK; this is encoded by the coding sequence ATGAAAATTTTAGTTACTTACGCCGTACAGGGTGAGTTTACGGAGTTAAAGTTTCCCGGATTGATAGGAGAGGAAGAAGTTCACATCGGTTATATTCGTACAGGAGTAGGCAAAGTGAAGTCAGCTTATTATGTTTCTGAAGTGCTCAATCAGGCTAAGCCGGACTTGGTGATCAATGTAGGTACGGCGGGAAGCATTGATTGCCAGGTAGGAGATATTCTGGTGTGCCGTCATTTTATAGACCGTGATATGCAGAAGTTAGCCGATATGGGCTTGGAATATGAGATTGATTCTTCTACTTTGCTGGCAGAGAAGGGATACTGTATGCATTGGGCAGGAGAAGGCATTTGTAATACAGGTGATACTTTTCTGACGGAACTTTCGGATGTGAAAGGCGATGTGGTCGATATGGAAGCTTTTGCGCAAGCCTTTGTTTGCCGTGCCAAGAATGTGCCTTTTATTGCTGTGAAGTATGTGACGGATATCATAGGACAGAACTCCGTGAAGCATTGGGAGGATAAACTGGCTGATGCTCGTAAGGGGTTGGGGGAATTCTTTGAACAGATAGGTGGAGCGGTAAAATAA
- a CDS encoding calcineurin-like phosphoesterase C-terminal domain-containing protein — translation MKSIRFLSLLLLLNLFAAGGYAADQPVKKEIVVSGVVTDTQKQPVTGVVVTDGVNFTQTDDKGRYQLVSDPAQSKFVYLSVPADYKTNVENALPVGYYARIDAKKKKNRCDFSLVKREQPVQDFTFIAISDPQARNEEQLDRFASETVVDLEETLKQLSSQEVYGMVLGDIVWDVMPLYDSYKKVISDLDLTMYHVIGNHDFDQQYTALSLATNKEEYGELVFGEHFGPTDYSLNVGKVHIISMKDIDYKGKKKYTEQFTPEQLEWLKKDLSYVKPGTTVLLNLHAPTANSTGRGGANARNAEQLFEILKDYKTHIFVGHTHFYENRIVTPVIYEHNIGAACGAWWAGHVNRCGAPNGYLVVNVTGDDISWQYKATGRPFDYQFRVYKPGEFQSQPKYLVVNVWDYDPAWKLSYYEDGVEKPGVMEAFDDEDQDYITMKEGKATGYHTSHLFRVHPTDKAKSVKIVATNRFGQSFTQTVDLK, via the coding sequence ATGAAATCAATTCGTTTTTTATCCTTGCTGCTTTTGCTGAATTTATTTGCAGCAGGAGGGTATGCAGCAGACCAGCCCGTTAAAAAAGAGATTGTCGTAAGTGGTGTGGTGACAGATACGCAGAAACAACCTGTTACAGGTGTTGTTGTGACAGATGGCGTTAATTTTACGCAGACTGATGATAAAGGGCGTTATCAGTTGGTATCTGATCCCGCACAGTCTAAATTCGTTTATCTTTCTGTTCCGGCGGACTACAAAACTAATGTAGAGAATGCATTGCCTGTTGGCTATTATGCCCGGATTGATGCAAAAAAGAAAAAGAATCGTTGTGATTTCAGCTTGGTGAAGAGAGAACAGCCGGTTCAGGATTTTACCTTTATAGCTATCTCTGATCCGCAGGCAAGAAATGAGGAACAGTTGGATCGCTTTGCTTCGGAAACTGTGGTTGATTTGGAGGAAACATTGAAGCAATTATCTTCGCAGGAAGTTTACGGAATGGTTCTGGGAGATATCGTCTGGGATGTTATGCCTTTGTATGATTCGTATAAGAAGGTTATCTCTGATTTGGACTTAACTATGTATCATGTGATTGGTAATCACGACTTTGATCAGCAATATACGGCACTGAGCCTCGCTACGAATAAGGAAGAATACGGGGAATTGGTATTTGGTGAGCATTTTGGACCGACGGATTATTCTCTTAATGTAGGGAAAGTGCATATTATTTCGATGAAAGACATAGATTATAAAGGTAAGAAGAAATATACGGAGCAGTTTACCCCTGAACAATTGGAATGGTTGAAAAAGGATCTGAGCTATGTGAAGCCGGGTACTACCGTACTGTTGAATCTTCATGCTCCTACGGCTAACAGTACGGGTAGAGGAGGAGCCAATGCCCGTAATGCCGAACAACTTTTTGAGATACTAAAAGATTATAAGACGCATATCTTTGTCGGTCATACTCATTTTTATGAAAACCGCATTGTGACTCCTGTTATCTATGAACATAATATTGGTGCAGCTTGTGGTGCCTGGTGGGCAGGACATGTAAATCGTTGCGGTGCTCCCAATGGTTATCTGGTGGTAAATGTGACCGGTGATGACATCTCCTGGCAGTATAAGGCTACCGGTCGTCCATTCGATTATCAGTTTCGTGTGTATAAGCCGGGTGAGTTTCAGAGCCAACCTAAGTATCTGGTGGTTAATGTCTGGGATTATGATCCGGCATGGAAGTTATCCTACTATGAAGACGGTGTTGAGAAACCGGGCGTAATGGAGGCTTTTGACGATGAGGATCAGGATTATATTACAATGAAAGAAGGAAAGGCTACAGGATATCATACATCACACTTATTCCGGGTACATCCTACGGATAAGGCTAAATCAGTGAAGATCGTAGCAACAAATCGTTTCGGTCAGAGCTTTACTCAGACTGTAGATTTGAAATGA
- the queD gene encoding 6-carboxytetrahydropterin synthase QueD: MYTVIKRMEISAAHSLKLSYRSKCEDLHGHNWIITVYCRSRKLNADGMVVDFSHIKETVKGKLDHRNLNEVLPFNPTAENIARWICEQISTCFKVEVQESESNVAIYEKE, from the coding sequence ATGTATACAGTTATCAAACGCATGGAAATATCAGCTGCCCATAGCCTGAAACTTTCCTATCGCAGCAAATGTGAGGATCTGCATGGTCACAATTGGATTATCACAGTCTACTGCCGTTCCCGGAAACTCAATGCCGATGGAATGGTAGTTGATTTCAGTCACATCAAAGAAACGGTGAAAGGAAAGCTCGATCACCGTAATTTGAATGAAGTTCTTCCATTCAATCCTACCGCAGAGAATATAGCCCGCTGGATATGTGAGCAGATATCTACTTGCTTTAAAGTCGAGGTGCAGGAATCTGAATCCAATGTAGCCATTTATGAGAAAGAATAA